A portion of the Oncorhynchus gorbuscha isolate QuinsamMale2020 ecotype Even-year linkage group LG07, OgorEven_v1.0, whole genome shotgun sequence genome contains these proteins:
- the LOC124039745 gene encoding cytochrome P450 2F3-like, whose translation MEICSTVMLGGLVLVLLCLFMLRRKRHVRLPPGPRGLPLIGNLLQMDKQAPYKSFVKWSGVYGPVMTVYLGPQRAVVLVGYEAVKEALVDQADDFTGRAPIPFLVRATKGYGLVISNGERWRQLRRFTLTTLRDFGMGRKRMEEWIQEESQYLIDSLDGTKAMPFDPQPFLSRTVSNVICSLVFGQRFGYEDDKFLRLLNILTNLLRFGSTAWGQLYNIFPWLMERLPGRQHVMFSQVDELRGFVMKKIHEHQETMDPGIPRDFIDCFLTRLNQEKDVSSSEFHYENLVSTVLNLFLAGTETTSTTIRYALVLLIKYPDIQEHVQQEIDTVIGRHRIPRVEDRKSLPFTDAVIHEVHRFLDLVPLNLPHYATKNISFRGYTIPQGTVILPMLHSVLRDKDHWATPTTFNPNHFLDMSGNFQKNPAFLAFSAGKRACVGESLARMEIFLFLVSLLQRFSFSCPGGPDSIDLSPESSSFGNMPRRYQLISTPR comes from the coding sequence ATGGAGATATGTAGTACAGTGATGTTGGGAGGCCTGGTGTTGGTTCTTCTGTGTTTGTTCATGCTGAGGAGGAAGAGACACGTCCGTCTACCTCCCGGACCACGGGGCCTGCCGCTGATAGGCAACCTGCTTCAGATGGACAAACAGGCCCCCTACAAGAGCTTTGTCAAGTGGAGTGGTGTTTATGGGCCAGTGATGACAGTGTATCTGGGGCCCCAGCGGGCCGTGGTTCTGGTGGGGTACGAGGCGGTCAAGGAGGCTCTGGTGGACCAGGCTGACGACTTCACAGGACGAGCTCCCATCCCCTTCCTGGTCCGTGCTACCAAGGGATATGGCCTGGTCATCAGTAATGGGGAGCGTTGGCGCCAGCTGCGTCGTTTCACCCTGACCACGCTAAGAGACTTTGGGATGGGCCgtaagaggatggaggagtggataCAGGAGGAGAGCCAATACCTCATAGACAGTCTGGACGGCACTAAAGCCATGCCCTTTGACCCCCAGCCCTTCCTGAGTCGAACCGTGTCCAACGTCATCTGCTCCCTGGTGTTCGGCCAGCGCTTCGGCTACGAGGACGACAAATTCTTGCGCTTGCTCAACATCCTCACGAACTTACTGCGCTTTGGAAGCACCGCCTGGGGACAGCTCTACAACATCTTCCCCTGGCTGATGGAACGCCTGCCTGGTCGGCAGCATGTCATGTTCAGCCAGGTGGACGAGCTGAGAGGCTTTGTGATGAAGAAGATCCACGAGCACCAGGAGACCATGGACCCAGGCATCCCTAGAGACTTCATAGACTGTTTCCTCACCAGACTCAACCAGGAGAAGGATGTGTCCTCCTCTGAGTTCCATTATGAGAACCTGGTGTCCACAGTGTTAAACCTCTTCCTGGCAGGAACAGAGACAACCAGCACCACTATCAGATACGCCCTCGTGCTTCTCATCAAATACCCTGACATACAGGAGCACGTGCAGCAGGAGATTGACACAGTGATTGGTCGACACCGCATCCCTCGAGTGGAGGACAGGAAGTCTCTCCCCTTCACTGACGCTGTCATCCACGAGGTGCATCGATTCCTGGACCTCGTCCCGCTCAACCTCCCACACTACGCTACCAAGAATATCTCATTCAGAGGGTACACTATCCCTCAGGGCACCGTGATTCTTCCCATGCTGCACTCTGTTCTGCGAGACAAGGACCACTGGGCCACGCCAACAACCTTCAACCCTAATCACTTCCTAGATATGAGCGGAAACTTCCAGAAGAACCCTGCTTTCTTAGCGTTCTCTGCAGGTAAGCGTGCCTGTGTGGGGGAATCTCTGGCTCGTATGGAGATCTTTCTTTTCCTGGTGTCTCTGCTGCAGCGTTTCTCCTTCTCCTGCCCTGGAGGACCTGACAGCATTGACCTCAGCCCAGAGTCTAGCAGCTTCGGTAACATGCCGCGCCGTTACCAGCTCATATCTACCCCCCGCTGA